The genomic region CGATTCAACGTCTTCTTCTATAAGTCTTGAAAAGGTGTCAGCATCCAATGTAACGCGGAAAGGGCCCAAGTCCCCGTATCTGTTAAGAACAACTTCAACCATGTCTCTTACCGAAAGGTCTCTTTTTGCCCTTTCGCAACGCGCTATCATCATATCTCGGGCAGAAGACGGCATCTCATCAAAAGAAACGGTTGCCTTCTTTTGTTTTATTACTTGATTATGCACCCAGTGGGCAATTTTCAGATCGATGTCGTCTCCGCCCAAATAAAGACCGCCCGCAGCCGCCTCTTTAATCAAGCCGCCGCTGTTTTCCAGCACGGCAACATCCAACGTGCCGCCGCCCCAATCAAATACAGCGATTTTGTTATAAAAACCTACTTCGTCGTAATGTCTGAAAAAAGCGGCGGTGGGTTCACTGACAAAGCTCTTGATTTCTATGCCGGCAAGCCGTGCGGCCCGCCTCAATTCCGCTCTTTTTACCGGCGGAAAGCCGACAGGAACGGCCACCACCGCTTCAGACATTTCCTCTTTTACCCCGGCAGCGGCAATTTGTCTTTTCAAACCTTTAAAAACTTCCGCGGCAATCATCTCGGTTGTCCAATTTTTCCCCGCAATCGTCCACGTTTTGCCGGTACCCAAAAGGGTTTTCACCGAAGATATAACCTCACAATTTTCGCTGTACTCCTGTCTTTTTAACCACGCTTCCCGGCCGCATTCCACTTTGCCGGTAACCGGATCGATAACAACAAGTGAAGGGAAAGGACTGCCGTCGTATTGATCTTCAAACTTCATCACGCTTTTACCGTCAATTATCCCGGTACATGCACTGTTTGTTGTGCCGAAATCTATACCGAAGTCAAACTTCAACGGTCAATCCCTCCCTTGAATTCAATACCTTCTTCAGACAATATGTTAAAAACGTTACTGAGTTGAATTCTCAGGTTTTCACCCAATTCCACCGTCATTTGCTCGTTTTCCGCCAGCTTGAAATCCAAATAGTCTGTTCTCAGTTTTCGCTGCAGTCTGTTTTTTAATTGTTCCAACTGCTGTTTCGGTCTAAGCTCCAACATATCAAACAGCTGGTTTTTATCATTTTCAAATTTTAATTTTTCATCATAAAGTTGCTTTTCCAGGCCGGTTATAATACTTCTTGCCTGTACCGTTTCAGCTTTGAGTTTTTCGTTTTCCTCCTTTAATTTTGTAACAACCGTTACTGTTTCCGCCAATTTTCTTTCAGTAGCCAGACGTATGTCTCTTTCTTTCTCCGCTTTGGCAAGTGCGTCACAGATTTTGTTAAGATTTTGTTTGTTGGTTTTCTCCAATTCATCGATGTAGTTGCGCAATTGTTCCAAACTTTGTATCGGGTCAAAGTCGCGGTTTTTTAAAGTCTCGGTTTTGTCATTTTCTTTTCTTTCATTCGGTGTATTGTCGGAACTTTTTTTCTTCGAAATATTCGGTGCGTCGGTCAGCTCCGGTTTATATGGTTGTTTTGAAGTAAATACGCTTGACACAGCATTTTCTTCAGGCCGGACAGATTCTTTTGCGGGGTGCAGATACGTCACCACGCTGACCAAACCCATCTCATGACAACGACGTTGCAACTCAACCGGCCATTTTGCCGCACTTTTTTCCAATCCCTCTCGGATTTTGCCGGATATTACAAAAAGCTTTTCCAATTTGTTTAACCAGTCAACAAACGCCTGAATAATCCCGACATCATTGTTTTCCCCGTCAGTCTTTGATGCAAGGGCATACATAATCAGCACAGCGATGCAAGACTTTCCGCGAGCGGTTAAGTGTTGTCCGTCGGGTGATATTTTAAGCAAAACACCGTTTTCCATCAGTGCATTCTTAACCTTCAGTACATATTTATTGGCCGGCGTATCGGTACATGATTTGGTCAGTTTTTCACTTAAAAATGCAAACAGACGAACGGCAACATCTCCGGATACTTCGGCAAATCCCTTTATCAGTTCGATAAGCCTATTATATGCAGCTTCCCCGTCAAAATCTTTCTGTTCGATTAATTCGTTGATTAAGACTTCCCGGTACGTCAAATCACTTTCCAGCCAAACTTTTAAAAATGCGCTTGCCGCAATGTCCTGAGGCAACGACAACATAAAACCGTAACCCGCTGTTCTGTATGAGTTGTTCTGCAAAAAATCTTCCAAATACTTTTCGGCTTCAAACTTATCCTGGTTGTTAAGCTTCTTTTTTTGCTTATATTTTGCGGCCAGTTCTTCCAATCGGCTTGCATCCGA from Desulfotomaculum nigrificans DSM 574 harbors:
- a CDS encoding Hsp70 family protein; this encodes MKFDFGIDFGTTNSACTGIIDGKSVMKFEDQYDGSPFPSLVVIDPVTGKVECGREAWLKRQEYSENCEVISSVKTLLGTGKTWTIAGKNWTTEMIAAEVFKGLKRQIAAAGVKEEMSEAVVAVPVGFPPVKRAELRRAARLAGIEIKSFVSEPTAAFFRHYDEVGFYNKIAVFDWGGGTLDVAVLENSGGLIKEAAAGGLYLGGDDIDLKIAHWVHNQVIKQKKATVSFDEMPSSARDMMIARCERAKRDLSVRDMVEVVLNRYGDLGPFRVTLDADTFSRLIEEDVESAIKCFEDTLKKAGVSMDELGCILMVGGSVNLAPLIDRVEEKWKCDKIFPQDSDWSVATGAAKLSVNPGNYKLAETIGVVMADDSFYPLMKEGEPVDYEPIEFTFAMVEDSGTANFVFSNGCNVLGYLHVPAFGFFKEQINLKARIDRNLVFRVSAKSNRRSERYTEEWQYPGPKLYYQLPTGFGGGKGD